From Candidatus Poribacteria bacterium, the proteins below share one genomic window:
- a CDS encoding phytanoyl-CoA dioxygenase family protein: MSKEKYNQLVNEGFCVFENILSDALVNQLRSVTDQLCENMTEEHKKYFRSQGSAFRTYEDPVFAELRSMGFKDPTFTSGYILSKPPHSPPLFWHYDWFGWADSSTYDPRPQQVFFMYYLTDTTPDNGCLRVIPGSHYKHNPLHDLIMEPHAGEISTAKDLNRPEFSTRPDEIDVPVKAGDLLIGDSRLLHASYANNSDERRTVITLWFQPDFCNLPERIKAQLASKTHPIPEDWSQEAQEMVRRLNPKYDGDAEPYGRVLYQRKPGYKKI, from the coding sequence ATGTCGAAAGAGAAATATAATCAACTCGTCAATGAAGGATTCTGTGTTTTTGAAAATATCCTGAGTGATGCGTTAGTCAACCAACTTCGGAGCGTGACAGACCAACTCTGCGAAAACATGACGGAGGAGCACAAAAAATATTTTCGCTCTCAAGGCAGCGCGTTCAGAACTTATGAAGACCCGGTTTTCGCGGAATTGAGATCAATGGGGTTCAAGGATCCAACCTTTACCAGTGGGTATATCCTGAGCAAGCCGCCGCACAGTCCACCGTTGTTTTGGCACTACGACTGGTTTGGTTGGGCAGATTCAAGCACCTACGACCCACGACCACAACAGGTATTCTTCATGTACTACCTGACCGACACCACACCGGATAACGGTTGTCTTCGTGTGATTCCGGGGTCGCACTACAAGCACAACCCACTCCACGATTTAATAATGGAACCACATGCCGGTGAGATTTCAACGGCAAAGGACCTAAACCGTCCCGAATTTTCGACGCGCCCTGATGAAATTGATGTCCCTGTCAAAGCCGGTGATCTGCTGATTGGTGATTCACGTTTATTGCACGCTTCGTACGCAAACAACTCCGACGAACGCCGCACGGTTATCACACTCTGGTTCCAGCCCGATTTTTGCAATTTGCCGGAGCGCATCAAAGCACAGCTAGCTAGCAAGACACATCCCATCCCCGAAGATTGGTCTCAAGAAGCGCAGGAAATGGTTCGCCGCCTGAATCCAAAATACGATGGCGACGCAGAGCCGTATGGGCGGGTTTTGTATCAACGAAAACCCGGTTACAAGAAAATATAG